The nucleotide sequence GGCATCACCATTCAGTCCGCGGCCACTTACTGTTCGTGGAAGGATAACCATATCAATATTATTGATACTCCCGGCCATGTTGACTTCACCATTGAAGTTGAACGGGCCCTTCGCGTATTGGACGGTGCGGTGCTTATTCTCTGCTCAGTGGGTGGAGTTCAGTCACAGAGTATTACGGTTAATCGCCAGATGACCCGGTACAAAGTGCCCCGTATAGCGTTTATTAATAAATGTGACCGGACCGGCGCAAACCCCGATCGTGTTATCCAGCAGATTCGTGATAAGTTGAATCTTAATGCTATAGCCCTGCAGTTGCCCATCGGTCTTGAAGGGAATCTCAAGGGTCTTGTTGACCTGGTAATCATGAAAGCCCTTTATTTTGAAGGGGAGAACGGCGATATCATTCGTGAAGACGAGATTCCTCAAAATTTACTGGCTGAAGCCGAAGCAAAACGGGAAGAATTGATCGATGCGGCCTCGATGTTTTCCGATGAACTGATGGAAGCGGCTCTTGAAGGCACACCCACCGTGGCAATGATCAAGGCCGCGGTTCGTAAAGGAACCCTGGCCCTGGAGCTGGCGCCGGTTTTTGTGGGTTCGGCATATAAGAATAAAGGGGTTCAACCCCTGCTTGATGCGGTTATCGATTATCTGCCAAACCCCAAGGACATTGAAAACATAGCCCTTGATCTTGATAAAAATGAAGAGGAAATAGTGGTCAAGTCCGATCCGGATGAGCCGCTTATAGCCCTTGCCTTTAAACTTGAAGACGGTCGCTACGGCCAGTTGACCTATGTTCGTGTTTATCAGGGGACGATGAACAAGGGCGATACAATTGTCAATTCACGGACCGGTAAAAAAGTAAAAATCGGCCGACTTGTCCGGATGCACTCCAACGAGATGGAAGAGATTGAGAGTTCCACCGCCGGAGATATCGTCGCCCTTTTCGGGGTTGACTGCGCATCTGGAGACACCTTTACCTCAAGTAATATATCATGCTCCATGAGCTCCATGCATGTGCCTGCACCGGTTATTTCTCTGGCGATAATTCCAACGGACAATAAAGCCCAGATTAACATGTCAAAGGCGCTTAACCGTTTCACCAAGGAAGATCCTACCTTCAAGACCTTTGTGGACCATGAGACCAATGAAACGATTATTTCCGGGATGGGTGAATTACACCTTGAGGTCTATATCGAGCGGATGAAGCGTGAGTACGGAGCCGATGTTATAATCGGACCTCCCCAGGTCGCCTATCGCGAGACTATTACTCAGCGGGCGGAATTCAATTATACCCATAAGAAACAGACCGGCGGTTCAGGACAGTTCGGTCGGGTTGCCGGATATATGGAACCCATTGAAGAAAAGGATTACGAGTTTGTTGATAAAGTCGTCGGCGGGGTTATCCCCCGGGAGTATATCTCTTCCTGCGACAAGGGGTTTCAGAAGGGCATTGTGAAAGGTGCCCTTGCCGAATTTCCGGTTAACGGCGTGCGGGTTGTTCTCAACGACGGGGCGTTTCATGCGGTTGACTCTTCTGATGTGGCTTTCCAGTTGGCGGCATTCGGTGGTTTCCGAGAAGGCTACAGTAAGGCAAAGCCGGTTTTGTTGGAACCGATCATGAAGGTAGCCGTGGAAGGTCCTACCGAGTTTCAGGGGCCGGTCATGGGCAGCCTGAATCAGCGCCGGGGTGTTATCGCCGGGACATTCGAGGAAGGCGATTACACTGTGGTTGAGGCGGAAGTACCGCTTTCAGAAATGTTTGGCTACTCCACCGTTCTCCGCTCTCTTACCCAGGGTAAGGCGGAGTTTACCATGGAATTTGCAGCGTACAGGCATGTTCCAAAGAGTGTCGCTGAAGAGATTATTCTGGATATCCAGAAAAAGAAAAAAAAGTAGGATTTTGATACTGGAGTGAAGCCATGAACAGAAAAGAAATGAACAAAAATAATCCGTTGCGGGCTCTGAGTCCTGATGCAAACGGCGGCGGCATAAGCCAGCGGATGGGGCTTGTAATGGCACGTGCGGGAATAGGGAAAACAGCAATTCTTGTGCAGATTGCTTTGGACAGCCTTCTGCGGGGCAAGAAGGTCCTGCATGTCAACATCGGTCAGAGCTTTGAGAAAACCAAGATCTGGTATGAAGATATTTTTAAAGATATGGTGGAAACATATAAGCTTGAAAATTCCGCTGAAATAATGGATGAGATCCTCCCCAACCGGATAATAATGACCTTTAAGGAATCTTCGTTCAGCAAGCCGAAACTTGAAGAACGGCTGAATGATCTTATTTATCAGAATATTTTCCGACCCGATTGCCTGATGATTGACGGCCTGGATTTTTCCAACACCGATCGACAGAGTATGGTTGAAATGCGTGAACTCATGGAGGCAATGGATTTGCATATCTGGTTTTCAGCGCTTCTCCATCGTGAGGATGAGCGGACCAGTAAAAATGGTGTGCCCGCGCCCTGTCATGAGATCGATGACCTGTTTGATACTGTTGTGCTGCTGCGGCCTGAAGTGGAGAAGAAGAGCGTTGCCCTTGATGTCATAAAAGATACAACAGGTTCCACGGATGAATCAGGTCGGATCCTTGATCTTGATCCATCAACATTAATGCTTACCAGGGTTTGATTATACAGTTTTAATTTTTATAATCACTCCTACGGCGTGATTGCATAAGCCTCTTGTTTCTTTATGAAATAGAGGCTTTTTTATTTTGGGCTATCTGGTAATATTCCTCGATTAAATTGTTTGATTACCATCCTCTTTCAGCCGGGAATGGTCCAGAGAGCATAATGGCATGATGGCCTGTCCCGCCGACCCGCGAAGAGAGACGGCCGGCCAGGGCAACCGGCGTCAAATGTCATCTTATGCGCTTGAATCTGAAACTCGATGCTAATCAGCTTAATTTATCAATAAGGAATACTCATGCGATTCAGACCCTGTATCGACCTCCATGGAGGGCAGGTGAAACAGATTGTCGGTTCAACCCTTTCCGATGATCAGTCATCCAGCCTCAAAACCAATTTTGCTTCGGATAAGAGTCCTTTGTTTTATGCGGAAATGTATAAAAGAGACGGCCTTGTCGGCGGTCATGTGATTAAGCTCGGTTCCGGAAATGACCAGGCGGCGCTTGAAGCATTGCAGGCCTATCCTGGCGGTCTGCAGGTAGGTGGCGGCATTAACGCCAAAAATGCCGCCTACTGGCTTGATCAGGGCGCTTCGCATGTGATAATTACCTCCTATGTCTTTGAAAAAGGCCGGGTGCGTGAAGACCGTTTACTGGAAGTCCTGCAGGCAGTGGGCAAGGGCAGGCTTGTCCTTGATCTCAGTTGCCGGAAGAAGGGCGGAAAATATTATGTTGTCACGGATCGCTGGCAGAATTTCACCGATATGGAAGTGAACGGTGAAACGTTAAAGTATTTTGCGAAATTCTGTGACGAGTTTCTGGTTCATGCCGTTGATGTTGAAGGGAAATGCTCGGGCATTGAACAAGAGCTTGCGGTTAACCTGGGGAAATGGACAACTCTGCCCACCACCTATGCCGGCGGAATCCAGAGCATGAACGACATGTATCTTATCAAGGAATTGGGTGCGGGAAAACTTGACGCGACCATCGGCAGCGCCCTGGATATTTTTGGCGGGAACGGCGTAACCTACACGGATGCAGTAGCGTTTGACAAAGCCGAAAGGTCGTAAAAGTTTCTACAAAATGCTGCTTCGTCCCCCTTTTCACTTTATCCCATCCCCCCCCCAAAAAAAACCTGACCATCATTTTAATTTTTTTGTTGACAAACACTTGCATTTGTTTTTTTGTGGTTTCCTGACTTTCTTTTGGCTTGTGTGTTTTCCCATGCCTTACAAATAATAAGACTCATTGAAATCATTGCATGTTGTTCGTTTCGTGGGGGAAACTATGAACAGGTTTTTGGATGCTTATTCAGAGATTATCACCGGGACAAGCGCACAGGTTAGCCGATGTTTGAATTAGGAAACACTCATGATCCCTGGAGAAAACAAATAAAGACGTTCAGCAATTTAGTTTACTTGTGCCAATCATTTCTTTCTGGTGACAAGGCTGTCAAAACACCAGAAAAGGTTTCAATAATAAAAAATCGGAGATGGCAATGAAGTTAAGAAACACCGTTCAACTTTTCGTAATCATTTTAGTGGGCACTCTTTTTGCCGCGAAAGATGGATCCGCAATCTGTATTCCCGGAACGATTGGAGCTCAAGGCGCTACAGGCGCTGCTTCAAGTTGTGACCCCAACGCTCTTACGGGACCAGGAGGATATGATGATGAACATTATGTGCCAGAGAAGACAATTCTTCCGTATAGAATTGATTTTGAAAATGATGCTTCGGCTACGGCCCCGGCCCAACAAGTAGACATCACCAATCAATTAGCAGGGGCTTTGGACTGGTCAAGTTTTCGTATTACCGAGGTAGGATTTGGCGATACATTTATTCCCGTGCCGCCAGGCAGCCAGAATTTCGAAACGACCATCCCGATGACCTATAATGGCGTGGACTTTGAGGTGCGAATCGTTGCTGGCATTGAATTAGCAACGGGTATGGTTTCGGCCCATTTCTACTCCATTGATCCCGAAACGGGTTGGACTCCGCCGGTGGATATCGGTTTCCTGCCTCCAGAGGATGGAACAAGGCGCGGTATGGGATATGTCAGCTACATTATTGACCACAAAGAGGACCTGGAAGAAAACAGCCAAATTCGCAATATAGCGCTCATTATCTTTGACATGGGTGAAAATATTTATACGAACCAAGTCGACCCACATGACCCGAGTCAGGGAACAGATCCTGAAAAAGAAGCGCTCGTTACAATTGACAAGGAACGTCCATCCAGTTCTGTAAGTCCTTTGGCTGAGATTTCTGATGGTGTCTTCGTTGTAAGCTGGGGTGGGAGTGACAGTGCTTCAGGTATAGCTGCTTATGATATTTACACTCGTGACGGTCAAGAGTTGAAGTGGTTCCTCTGGAAGGAGAGAATATCTGACACCTCAGCAGAGTTCATCGGCACGCCGAGCCACACCCATGAATTTTACAGTATTGCCATTGACAATGTAGGGCATCGAGAACAGAAGGCTCCGGTTCCGGATGCTAAGACGTATGTGCAAGATGATCCTGATAATGACGGCGTTTTAGGTTCCAATGATAATTGCCCCTTTACGGCAAACAGCGACCAACTCGATACAGATGGAGACTCTGAGGGCAATGCCTGTGACGACGATGATGACAATGATGGTCGACAAGACCAGATGGACAACTGTCCGGTTGTCGTGAATACGGATCAGGTCAATACAGACGGCGACGCTCTGGGGAATGCCTGTGATGAAGATGATGATAATGATGATGTGCTTGATCAAGCCGATAATTGTCCCGTGACAGCAAATGGGGATCAACTTGATACGGATGGAGATTCTTTGGGTGATGCGTGTGACGCTGATGACGATAACGACCAGGTGGGCGATGCTAATGACAATTGTCCCTTGACTGTAAACGCAGATCAATTGAATGCCGATGGTGATTCTGCCGGAGATGCCTGTGACCTTTGTCCTTTGGATGCTGATAACGATATTGATGGGGACGGAATCTGTGGTAACGCAGACAACTGCCCCGCTGAGCAGAATTCGGATCAAAACGATCTTGATCAGGATGGTTTGGGGGATCTTTGCGATCCGCAAACATGCGGAAACGGGATTTTAGAAACCATCGAAAAATGTGACGATAGCAATAGTATTGATGGTGATGGCTGCTCAGCGCAATGTATTCCAGAAACTATTATTTCAATAACAAAAGCCGAAGTTGAGTGGGACGATGGTGAGATAAAGTATAAGGGCGAGATTGTTTTGCCTTTGGAAGTGCCGCTTTACGATGTTGTTCCTCAAGGTGCAGTCTTCATTGGTCTGGCGGATCTTGGGCAAGTGGTTGCCGAAACCGTGGTCTTCACAATAAAAGGATCGGAAAACACGAAGTGGGAATACAAAGATGGTGTCGGCAGTATTACGAAATTTAAAATTGATTGGAAAGGGGCAAGTTTTGACTACAAAGGCCTGCTTCATTTGAAGGCCAACCATATTGGTCAGGACAGTACAAGTTTAGAGATTGAAAGAAATGGATTGTCAGGAGCATTTTCAATTCAAATTGGCGCTGTCTCAATCCAGGTTGACACTGACAATGTTGTTGTTACGGCACCTGAAACGCTGGAGGTGGATGCCGACGATGCAGACGGTGAAATTGAAGTTGACTTGCCATTTGCCTTGACTCCTGAAATGACAATCATAATAAGCCGCCCGGATTTAGTGGATACGGCTATACCCATAGCGGATTATTACACAAATTCGGTTGGTAAATTTGACCTTACTGCGAGTTTCGAAGCAATTGACTTAACAGGTTTAGATCGACCCACGTACCTGAAGCTGGGGATTTCATTAGGCGAGGTTGGATATCCAGGCTCCAATGAAATATCCAGTGGCTGGAAATCAATTAAAAGCAAAGAATGGAAATATAAAAACGACTAACCGTGATTTGAGGAATCGTCAGGGATATTCATTAAATAAAATTGATGGGTTATTAATTTCTTTAAAATGAAAGACCAGGAAAACAACCATGAAAAATATTGGGAAAAAAATAAATAGCGCTCTTGCCGGTTTTGTATGTCCCCCTCAAATAAAGAGTTTGTCGCGGATCTTTGCATTTCTTGTCTGTATGCTGTTTACGGCAGTTATCACTCCTGAGGTTGATGCCGCTGATAACTATATATGGATCGCAAATTCAGGTTCGAATACGGTTTCGAAAGTTGATACAACCACCGACTCGGTTGCCGCCACAATACCTGTGGGGTCATATCCCTACGCGGTTGCTGTTGCACAATCCCATGTGTTTGTTGCCAACCTGCACTCAAAGTCAATATTCATAATCGAGAAAGACACTGATAGTGTATGTGCCACTATAGCTCTGGATAGGCACCCCCTTGCGCTTTCGCTTGGCGCTGACGGATATTTATACGCAATTGTAACGGTCAATACCATAGGTTACACTCCCACTAATACCGCTTACCTCTATCGGATTGATCCGAGAACACTCACAACGGTGAATGAACTGACCTTGCGTCCTGTTTCATCAATAGATATCGGGATTGGAGTAAACAGTAATAACATCGCCTATATTCCCTATAATTACTCATGGAGTATGGGCACAGGTGTTATGATCGTGGATCTCAATACTTTTACTGTGACAGGAAGTTATAACCATAGCCCAACGACATATGGATATCTTGGGCCTGGTGTAGCGATTGATAGCGCAGGCAACGGCTGGGTTTCTGGGATAAGGATTGCTGGTCAGCAAAGTATTATAAAAATTACTCCCACCGGTCAAAGATCATATTATAGATATATCGGAAGAACAGAAGAGTTAGTCATTGATCCGATGGGATTTTTATGGGCTTCAAACTCCCCTGATCCACTTATAAAATTCGATACGTCCGATGGTGCCTATACAACGTATTCCGCCGCTAACTGGATTGGAGGACAAGGCTCTGTGTCAGGCCTGACCTATCTGAATGGGTTTATATGGATTGTGGATATTGGAAATGATTACCTGAGAAAAATAGATCCTGCCAATGGTAATGAAGTTGCTGCGGTTGCAGTTGGGACTAATCCATATTCAATTGGTGAT is from Pseudomonadota bacterium and encodes:
- the fusA gene encoding elongation factor G — its product is MKTDLDKVRNIGISAHIDSGKTTLTERILYYTQRIHAIHEVRGKDGVGAKMDSMELERERGITIQSAATYCSWKDNHINIIDTPGHVDFTIEVERALRVLDGAVLILCSVGGVQSQSITVNRQMTRYKVPRIAFINKCDRTGANPDRVIQQIRDKLNLNAIALQLPIGLEGNLKGLVDLVIMKALYFEGENGDIIREDEIPQNLLAEAEAKREELIDAASMFSDELMEAALEGTPTVAMIKAAVRKGTLALELAPVFVGSAYKNKGVQPLLDAVIDYLPNPKDIENIALDLDKNEEEIVVKSDPDEPLIALAFKLEDGRYGQLTYVRVYQGTMNKGDTIVNSRTGKKVKIGRLVRMHSNEMEEIESSTAGDIVALFGVDCASGDTFTSSNISCSMSSMHVPAPVISLAIIPTDNKAQINMSKALNRFTKEDPTFKTFVDHETNETIISGMGELHLEVYIERMKREYGADVIIGPPQVAYRETITQRAEFNYTHKKQTGGSGQFGRVAGYMEPIEEKDYEFVDKVVGGVIPREYISSCDKGFQKGIVKGALAEFPVNGVRVVLNDGAFHAVDSSDVAFQLAAFGGFREGYSKAKPVLLEPIMKVAVEGPTEFQGPVMGSLNQRRGVIAGTFEEGDYTVVEAEVPLSEMFGYSTVLRSLTQGKAEFTMEFAAYRHVPKSVAEEIILDIQKKKKK
- the hisA gene encoding phosphoribosylformimino-5-aminoimidazole carboxamide ribotide isomerase, yielding MRFRPCIDLHGGQVKQIVGSTLSDDQSSSLKTNFASDKSPLFYAEMYKRDGLVGGHVIKLGSGNDQAALEALQAYPGGLQVGGGINAKNAAYWLDQGASHVIITSYVFEKGRVREDRLLEVLQAVGKGRLVLDLSCRKKGGKYYVVTDRWQNFTDMEVNGETLKYFAKFCDEFLVHAVDVEGKCSGIEQELAVNLGKWTTLPTTYAGGIQSMNDMYLIKELGAGKLDATIGSALDIFGGNGVTYTDAVAFDKAERS
- a CDS encoding thrombospondin type 3 repeat-containing protein; translated protein: MVSAHFYSIDPETGWTPPVDIGFLPPEDGTRRGMGYVSYIIDHKEDLEENSQIRNIALIIFDMGENIYTNQVDPHDPSQGTDPEKEALVTIDKERPSSSVSPLAEISDGVFVVSWGGSDSASGIAAYDIYTRDGQELKWFLWKERISDTSAEFIGTPSHTHEFYSIAIDNVGHREQKAPVPDAKTYVQDDPDNDGVLGSNDNCPFTANSDQLDTDGDSEGNACDDDDDNDGRQDQMDNCPVVVNTDQVNTDGDALGNACDEDDDNDDVLDQADNCPVTANGDQLDTDGDSLGDACDADDDNDQVGDANDNCPLTVNADQLNADGDSAGDACDLCPLDADNDIDGDGICGNADNCPAEQNSDQNDLDQDGLGDLCDPQTCGNGILETIEKCDDSNSIDGDGCSAQCIPETIISITKAEVEWDDGEIKYKGEIVLPLEVPLYDVVPQGAVFIGLADLGQVVAETVVFTIKGSENTKWEYKDGVGSITKFKIDWKGASFDYKGLLHLKANHIGQDSTSLEIERNGLSGAFSIQIGAVSIQVDTDNVVVTAPETLEVDADDADGEIEVDLPFALTPEMTIIISRPDLVDTAIPIADYYTNSVGKFDLTASFEAIDLTGLDRPTYLKLGISLGEVGYPGSNEISSGWKSIKSKEWKYKND